The nucleotide sequence TCTACGTAACCTCAGATGATGAAACAATTTAGTTTTTTAACAGGCATGAACAGTTATAACCACCTGATGAAGTTTCCTTTATGCTATTTGTCTTTACAATAAATTGCTAACAAAATAACCACACGGGTTAAAAACACTGTTTACTTCCTATACAGACGTTCAGGATGACCACCGAATCTATTTTCCAAAACAACTTTCATTATCACCATAATTAGATTTAGCCCGACACCCGCAAAAACttgataattattattacgCGAAAAACCTAAAGTGATACaaggaaattatttcaaaatgaaattaacctTGATTTTAAACCGCATTTGGAATTCTCAATTTACCAGACTGTTACCGAGAAAGGTAGTTCCTTAGTCTCAATCAAATGCATCAGAGAAAGTATCATACGGTATCAGTGACCAAAGTGTGAGTATCTCTAGCTCTACTCTAGGTACCAAGTACCAAGCCACAgcgacaacaacaacaacgttgCTCGACTGTTAgtgttttaatttgtttttatagATATTTCTCGTCGCACAGAATATCCGTTGATTATTATTACTAAACAGCAACATGACATAGAAAAGTAAAAGTGATAACCATGCCTAATTCGAGTATTTTGACACTTCCTCGTggaactaggtaggtacttcaatgCAATATCAAATATGTATTATGAGACTTTTATAATCTCTACCCAACATTAACATAGTTTCGAGTATTAAAACACCACAACCTAGTTAAAGTATTCGAAATGCCAAAGACGCCGGAATATTCAATGTCATATTCTCTATCGCCATCGTTAATTTGTCACACGCGTAATCATTATCTTTTTACTACGAATGAATATCTAACAGGAATCCaatattcaaattccaaaattgtggTTGTAGAGTCAAAAAATTGGCTCGtcaataaaaaacattttttatttcttcaaaatacgaattttttacaccttttgccttcgcttcgttTGGGTCcctgtgttttgtttttttttttcaaattcaacttttaaaaaaatatatcattcaagTTTTAAGAAAGTTTAAGCTGAGAAACGCACATTTCATCAGAAGAAACTCAACTTCTCAAACTGCCCTcgcttctttttatttttaaaaactctgaactcatcattcaaattctgaaatttgggacaaaaacaataagaaattgttttttatttttcaccagtCGGTGAAAAAAGCCATTGGGTGGGtggacattgtaaaaaaaatttcagcaaaattgaaagacatgactttaaaaatcgcatttttttggtggaaatgacatggaatgaccctaggTTTGAAATCGTACTCCATGTTCAGAATTCCGGTATCTCTGAATCGACGCAACCGCCCAGTaaacaaattcttaaaatttaaaaaccactCTTTGgagagaaaaacaaacaaactcaTTATAAAAGTCAATATCAACCTCCGTGAAATAGATTGAATCCTTAGTGGAAAAAATTCGATGGAACCAAATATCGTGAATTAGGTACaaatgatttggaaaaaaaaatatatatatagtaATCAACGAATAAAATCAAGACAATAATACAAAACAACTTTCACATGTAtttaacgaagaaaaaaaaacatgatcactTAGTTCttagaatgaaaatgaaaactcactCAGAGTCAGTCGAACGGTACGATCAGCGCGGATCTACTCAACGTACATTTGAACCCGATCCAAAATAGGCCTACGACAAAAACCGCAATTTACAATATTCTTGGCGCAACTGCCGCACGCCACGTGTCCGCAAGGGTACAACAATTTGCTCCAGTTGTTTACGAAACAGATTTTACACAATAATTTGTGTTTCTCGTCGTTGTTCTCATTATTGTCCGAATCTTCATCTGCTATACTGACTGATGCGCCCCGGTTCGACGAGGCAACAGCGTCGTTTTTAATATCACAGCTTTGGTTTTCGTTAACATTACCTCTTTGTCAAacaaacacaaaacaaaaaaattcggTCATTTTCATCGCTGTGataatgatgattttggtgatgttgttttttttatatttttacttcGGCCCGTATACGTCCGAACGAAAGAGTTTTATTACGATAGATTTGCAACTTACATATTATTAGACTCTGGTAGATTCAACGCTCCAAGTAAATTTTGCAACGTAACGAGAGCGTCTCTGATTTCCTGcgaaaagtaagaaaaaaatcgattagtCATCGAATTGGATTATTTCGAGTAGGAATTATTCAATTAGTAAACAAGCGAAGGCGCGTTTCAGACGAAATGGATTCCTCTTCGCTCGCTATGGCGTTATTTCATTCCAAAATAATACGGAAAATGACGATGGAATCCATATTACTCGTAGAAGCGAGAGCAGAGACATGTTATAATATTGTCGATGCCAGAATAAGCgaaaaaaatagtagaaaataaaatgggctcatttacctacctaacttgGCTCTCCACAGATTGGAGCTTGGGCAAGGGTGAACATCAATAAATGAGGGTGCACAATGCACataaataacgaaattttaatagaatttcGATGGAGAAAGCGACTATAAGTAGTGTACTTTGTATTGATTTACTACTTAAAACATGAACTAATTCTCAACGATCGTACACGAGCAAGGATATTTTCAATCCATCTCCTAAACACGCCAACGCATTTAATACATCGACGTACCTCTTCCGATAAAACCGATGTATCGCGTATGTTGGGCCGAACGTCATTCACAAAGGCACTACCTTTGACCGAAACAAGGTGATCGCATTCCGGATGCCACAAAGCGTGCTCTGTCCACGGGTCATCCTGTTCTTTCCAATCTTTCAGACCGGTACCGCATTGGTAGCATATGCAATGGTCGTTGATACCTGatatcaaatttacaaaaatagtgTTATAAGGGTATTTCCCAGGTAAAATgggcgaaatggccctgttccaagattattggaaaattatgatggattattgttggataccttcaaaaaaattgtcgaggGGAATTAACGCCCCCTAACTCACCTTTTCTGGACAGTATATagccaaaaaatgtgtttttacgaaaaaaaattctgtctgCATCAGTAGTGGTGAGAAAATTCTGATACCACGCGGAATGCGTAAGGGAAGcttgggcctttcaacacgatttttttcaaaatttttcatcatagtggagggggtaaaattgacCAAAGAAAACTTTGAGCCGTCACAGTTCCGGATTTAAGGGTTGAttacaaaaactgttttcgccaaaatttgttttttcacaaGTACTTTCTTTCTAtgaattcataaaattaaaatttggtctGCAAaaagattatattttttttgcaaaattatgcaaaaaatgtatagaacaaaaaatgcCGAGCGTCAAATTTCACCCTAAAAAACGTGCTCGAAAGGTTGTCAAATTCGCAAGGATTTTATgagctctgtgaataaaaaaacaccaaaaaaattcaaattcaggtcAGCGCAATAATGCTTggtatggtgaaaaaaattcttcaaaatgaaaatatcgcaagtcaaacttacaaaaagttaccaagaaagggcaaattacctaaaaattgttcagaagtctAACTCAAAATTAGTAATTGCCGAAAATACagatttcgatttcaatttcagttttcaacaattttaacaacatttttttcaaatccaaaaagtatcataaacacgtgttcaacaaatctcaccaaaattcaaaatctttgaaaaaaaaacaaaattgtactaaaaagtcatctaaaattcgttctagatcatggattggttcaaaatcagattattgtCCCAAAATCAAAAGGTAAGTAATTAACGCGATTATAGAAAAATCAGGTAAACGTCTCGTGAACGTGAATgagaaaaagtgattccaaaaatagtctaatacatatgataaattacacaattgatatttttcaatggaaaacaAACCATTAAataattgacgaatttttggcTTGACAATGAGAGGCcggaaaaatgttgaccaaaattgaCCTATCAACAGGGacaaatcgttaaaaaaatcaattttttagcatttttgttggttcttcaacattttaaatattctaaaaaaatattagtaagtgtaattgcacatttttttcgggtcagaattattttatttttaaagagacCTAGAAAAATGAATAGAAGAGGAAATCGTgagggaaaatttaaaattacgaagattgattctaaaaatggaaaaagcagcactttttagacaaattctgacaaacgttaggactttttgtcaatttttgcagaagCTGTACTTTCAGGCTATTTCGGTTaacaacaagattttattgaccattttggcatagaatggaatttttgcaaaaaaaaataattttgacaatgatttgacAACAAACAGGACTTTTAacgataattttggcaaaagcaataatttttttccaattttgacgaccgtattttttgaacattttggcaaaaagtatgagttctttggcaatttttacaaaagttaggagttttttataattttgacaaaaaatgaacttctttaCAATTTCGACAATTTATGCAAAAACCGAACTTTTAGGCAATTCTGTTCTGTCAGAAAACATAACGAGGACTTGTTATGATAATTGGGCAAAAGTAggcaggaatttccaaaatttttactaCTTACAAAGTTTGTtggttatttttgcaaaaaatattaggacttttttgatacTAACgtcaaaaagtgtatttttcaacaattttggcaaaaaacatgacttttttttggcaattttgacaaaagttggaatttttgataattttttttaaaaagaaaattctgtGTAGTTTTAACGAAAACGGGACTTTTTAAACAATTATTATagcgataagattttttgaacattttagcaaaaaacagtggtttttttggaaatttttacaaacagtaaatatttttttataattttggcaaaaatgggaatttttaaaattttgaccaacaaCAGggttttttgttaatttttacaaaaaatattaggacgttttaataacgtcaaaaaaaaatgtatttttcgtcaattttggcaaaaaacaaaacttttttttagaaattttgactaaagttggtatttttaatactttttttcaaaaagaaaattctgtgtaattttaacaaaaatgggacttttttaaacaattattctgtcgataagattttttgaacattttggcaaaaaacaggggcttttttggaaattttcacaaaaagtaaatattttttgataattttggcaaaaatgagaatttctgaaattttgaccaacaacagagttttttgttcatttttacaaaaagtattAAGACTTATTTGATAACctcagaagaaaatgtattttttgaaaattatggccAAGTGcttatttgacaatttcgacaaaagctAGGGAGTTGTGGAGGTTcgaagttttcttttgtcaattttaccccaccactgtgatgaaaaattttgaaaaaaatcgtgtcgAATGGCCCAGGCTTTACCTATACATTCCGCGTagtaccagaattttctccccactactcatggatacagaattATTCTAGCTTGTCCTAGGGAGGCCggggggggcggaaattccgctcaaaaatatttttttggaagtacccaacaataatccatcataattttctaAATAGTGTCACAGAAAACAAAATACAACCAGTTCTAAAAGACATAGTTTACCAGCATAAAAGAAACCAGCTTCCCATAACGTCTTTGGTTGAATTCTATATTGTTGTGGCCAATTTCTAAATGAACTGATACGATGTTCGAGCATCGAATACTTGGGATATTTGGTTGGCTGCTGATTCGGAACATCGTGAAGACCACAAGTATCAAAAGCTGCACAAATTACACACAGAAAATCAATACCAATACTCCACGATTAcgcaaatacatatttcaacacTCGAAGCAACAAACTCACCATTTGACAACGAAGCAGGAGTCTGCATAGGCTCAGAACAGCCGGTTTTCTTTTTGAGTAACTCCCTTAACAGCGGTGCCAACGCACAATCGGGCCAATGTTTTAAATGTTCGGCTGCCGGATAATCGCCTGGTTCCCACTCACCGATCTCAGTATCGCACTCGTAACACGTGACTTGGTCGCCTTTACCGGTGTAGTAAAATCCGGCTTCGGCCAGCTCGTTCTTATCGATAAACGAGTAATGCCAATCGTGGAACGTCTTCAGTCGATCCGACTCTAGCGATAGGTCCAAATTTGCTGTACGTAAACGTAGATTCGGTTCTGGTCGACTCGGCGTACATGAAGTAATCATCGCTATTTTCTCTTCTAGTTTGTTGGCAGCTTCGAGAATCTCGTGTTTCACGACGAACATACATGTGGGGAAAAAGTGCCTGTGCTCTACGAACGCGTCATCATTTTCTTGAAACATAATCGCACCGCCGCATTGGAAACACGCTGATTTCGTTCCTCCTAGACCTGAGAtgataagaaaaatattaattaatcgAACTGCACCCACAGTAAGTTCTTTTCACCTCGAGATGAACAATTAATAATATAATTTACCTAAATAGAAAAATCCAGCTTTACTCAGCGTATCCGGCTGCGATTTGAAATTACTCGGCCATTTCGAGAATTCGTATGACTTTATTCTATTATCGAAGGTAACGTAATCACGAAATACAGGCGTAGAACTAGTGTTAATTGGGAACAGCGATTGTCGTTCACTATTCGAAGGTATCGACGGTCTTCTATTTTCAACAACATTATTCAGGTCTACGAAAGACAAAAATCAaacattaatttaaaatcataTTTAACCGGTAATGAATGAACATTTCTGACCATTTTCTGAACATGATATGTACAACTATACATGCATCAGAGTTTAGTAAGAAGAAAATAAACACATACTCGACGTATTACGAGACGGCAACAAGCAATCGGTGGTAGTTCTCGATTTCATTCGATTCATATAAGAGCATATGGGCGAAACTCGACTATGAAGTTCGAAAGGATCAGCACCTTGTTCCCAATTCGATCTGGTCACCTCGATATGACAAAAAGGACACTTGATTAGATCGCCGGTGTTTTCGTAATGGATATAGAAAAAGCCGGCCGCTGCTAAGGAACGTTTATCGGCGAAAGGAGTCGACCAGTCGGTCATCGTTTTTAGACGGTCGATTTCATCTAACAAATTCACCGAACCGTCCTGACTCCTCTGACTGCTGTAACCCGAAGAGCACTCCGATGTCAAATCTTCATCCATTTGAGAGCTGTGATAAAAGCCCTCCGCCGAATTATTTGGTAATGGAGTCATCTGTAggaacaaaaacgaaaaatttatttacctttAGAAATTACACTGCAGCAGTAACTTGACGATTTTACTCGTTACtgtagataaaaaaattatcaatcgtGTAATTTCACAAGCATCGTCGACAAGCATACAACTGGCACGATATACCAACTACCGAGCACCATTATCACAAAACTATACGTATATCGCTGGCTGGCGAAATTTTACGACAGGGCAATTCTTAGGCAAttcttacatatttttttttcgccgcgCCGAATCAACCGGTTCTTATTTCAGTCTAGACATACCGTTGTCTGTTGTCATCGTTACCGGCGTATACAAtattgtattattattttaaaactaCACAATGTATAGTAGCAACGCTGTTATTTTCAAACGTAATGAACTAATGAAGTATAAGTAAAAGATACATTGTTCTCTCGAACTCGAACAAAAATAATGTGATATGAAATTGTCCTCTTCAAACATGCGAACCACAATGAACAAAACATTGTACTCACTAAAtgactgaaaagtgaaaagtgaaaactctcAACTCACCCTGTCTTAAGATAAAAACACAGCATGAGATCACAACAGTTCATAAAATTAGGGCAAAAATTTGTACTGATTCGAGcgaaataaaagcaaaaaagtttttaacaAAGCTGCTAACGCGAAGATTTTTAACGAACTACTCCAACACGTGTACGTGTACTAAACTAAATACTTGGAATTTGGATGAATGAATGCCTAACTTCTTccgtttttttctctcgctctCCTTTGCTCTTTGCCTTGGTCCTTGTCCTTGACAGTTGACGGTGGCGCTAGTGGAATTCTTTGAAAAGAATGCGCGCGCAGCTTTGCCAAATTATCAAACTGTTGttaaacttttaaaagtttttcagtttttcttttcttttttttctgtccttgaccttgaatttttttagagcaTGAAGAACGCTTGAGCCATGAACAAGAATCATTATTCAGGATTCAAGATTAATCAGGGTGTTCTGGGTGTTCACCCTTgtatggaaatgattttccatgACTTTTTCAGGCTTTCCGGAGTCCGGACCAATTTCTCTAATTTTCCAGACCCTTCAAAAGTAGCTGGGTAGGGGGTGTcacgtgtcaaattttttcgaacatcatgagCGACAAAATAATATGTCGTTAATGGGTCATGGGTCTctaaaattgtgcattttttttttcaaacatgactGTGTGCTAAATAGAAATACTTAATAGAATGGCCCTTATTTCATAGTTGTACTTGGtgggaacaatttttttgtgtctTGATACTGCCTATAAAAATCTAGATGAAATATGTCAACTCTCAGTGGAGGGAGATATCGAAATCAGTGGGGTAAATCTTACCAAGAGTGGCATCAATATACTCTCTGTATATAGGCCTCCTACTGGTGATTTGGATGTCTTCTTTAATAAAATAGAAGAGGCAATATCTCACTcccaaaatttggggaaaaaactgGTAATTGGAAGGGATTTGAATATAAACACTTTAGTTAATTCCAGTACCTCTCAAAAACTTTTCGATATGGTCATATCATACAACCTACTCCTATGCTGCAAAGAGCCAACTAGGCTGAATAATTGTCTGGATAATTTTTTATGTGATAAAAGTatgtttttcaaagtaaatgTTTGTAGGACGCATATCTCTGACCATGATGGGATAATTTTAGCAATATCACTGGAGTCTAGATcaactgaaacaaaatcatttagCTTTAAAACTCGTAATTTTAGTAATCATAATAAAGAGTTGTTTGTTAACTCTCTGGAAACAGTAGACTGGGAAAGCATGCTTCAGGGTAATGACTTTCAGTTGAagtttagtaattttcaaaatacatatgtaaaatATTTCCAACAATCCTTCCCTACAGTGACTAAAAACTACCCATCAAAACAAGTGAACACAAAATTTGCACCCCACTTcaaagttgaactgaaaaaattaaaacaggaGCTAGAAGATATTCGAGAATTTGGTCAACTAATCCAATCAccatatttgaaagaaaaatataaagttAAAAAAACTGAGTACAAACGTTTAGTGGCCTCAGCTAAAAAACATGCAATTGATAGTAAAATCTTGGCCTCATGTAACTATAATAAGACAGCATGGGAAATTATAAACCATAgaccaaatcatcattcaattgaaattattgcaAACAGCAACACCTCAACAAAAGAACCCTACGAAATTGCTCAACTATTCAACTCATTCTTCACAAAATTACCAGATCACCCCCAAATGTCACATGGCCTTGACCCTCTCTCACTAGTAAATCACACACTCCcctcttttttttgtgaacctACCAACATGTATGAAGTACTCAGCATAATAAATTCCCTCAAAAATTCCACATCAAAAGATCATCTTGGTATTGATGTTAACACACTGAAACTCTCTGCCCCTTTTGTTGCTTACCCCCTCGCCATACTCTTCAATGAATCCATTGAAAAGGGTGTTTATCCACATGAAATGAAAACTAGTGTAGTAACACCTGTCTTTAAAAATGGAGAGAGAGATAAACTGAATAATTACAGACCAATATCAATCACCCCAGTTCCCAGTTTTCtctaaagtgtttgaaaaaatattccacaaaaGATTAGcagatttctttgaaaaatataaattactcCACCCATCCCAGTTTGGCTTTCGGAAAAACATGAATACCACTTCTGCAATCTATAAATTTGTTCATGAGGTATTGAATGGTctccaacagaaaaaaaaatctattagcAGTTCTTTGTGACCTGTCTAAGGCTTTTGATAGGGTTGACCACAACATTCTGCTAGAAAAATTGGAGAGATATGGTGTTAGAGGTATACTATTAGATTGGGTTAAGAGCTACTTATCTGATAGAgcccaaattgtaaaaatcaacaatagcACATTTTCTGATGTGGAACCTATTAAGCAAGGGGTACTTCAAGGATCCATCTTAGGTCCACTATTCTTTATTATTTATATCAATGATTTATCACCTTATTTTGGATACAGCCTCACAGAATTTGCGGATGATACAACAGCTCTTCTAGAAATAGATGAAGGTGTTGATAGCAATCATGTTCAGGGCATTATGAATAGGTTGATAGCTTGGTTTTCggcaaacaaaatgatactaAATTTAAATGAAACGCATTTCCTGGGATTTGGTAAGGTACCTTCTTCTATAACAGAAAGTTACAGAATAATAGATTCAACTAAATTTCTAGGAGTTCTAATAGACTctgacttgaaatggaataaCCAAGTGgaccatttaatcaaaaaactttccacttatacctacttaatacgaCAGCTCCGATGAAATAACACACTCTCACACTTTaaaacttgcatattttggcCTATTTCATTCTAATCTGAGCTATGAAATAGCACTTTGGGGTGGTAATCCCAGTCTACTCCAACGTGTACTACTAATACAAAAAAGAGCTGTAAgaataatgtttcgaaaacatcCAAGAGAATCCTGTAAACCAGTCTTTATTGAAAACAACATACTGCCAGCTCCGTGTGAGTACATACTTCAACTGTGTATTATGAtaaagaatggaataataaatCTCAAGGTACCTTCTCACACATATGAAACAAGATTCAAACATTTGgcaataggtgaaaatttaagaacaaaatttatgcaaaataacgttgatttcatggcctcaaaaatctataataaaataccacaagaactaaaaaatatacaatccaaaaacctttttaaaaagaaactaaaaaattggctACAGAGATATGCGTTCTATGATGTTGAAGAATAATGCTGCAGCTAAACGCATAAGTTTActtgttttctttgttttctttttgctttttttattcatttattttcattattttatttcatttatgtaggtatttcttttcttttttaattccattttcaataatttttatcattttaaacccttctataaatgtatgtaacattgaaaaaatggccTGTATGCTATATGTTATTGATACCTATCTGtattagtacctatattttatatgACATTGTAAATGCAGCGAAAGCTGTGACCtgcaataaatatttgaatttgaatttgaattttgtttttttttagcagtgatggaaaactgaaactggttgaaaaatgaaaacttgacctaaaaaaaataaaactgtactgaaatgaaactaaaaactaaaaacttgaactgaaatgtaaaagttttgccattcaccgaattttgtcaacaaaatcatcaatctattcattctcaaaatttttatttttttcaaaagcttttgccctcgcttcgctcgggccaatttgagTCCCTTCTTACCGCTTAGACTTAGAGTCAGAGTTTaaaaaaaccattgataaaatttagaaaaaaaaagttgaaatcagaaaaaccgaatggcgaattctctcattaaaattgatattgttctactttttgaactacaaattatccaatcttttgccctcgctttgcctGGGTCAATTTAATTCTCTTCTCAGTTAtcagagttacaatttcaagaaaagaaacctattgaacttgaatttgaaaaatgttgagttcagaaaaacctaattttttcattaaaaattaaaaattgatgttgttcagactttttctactttttaaatcacaaattttccaaaactgaaaacttttgcaCTTGCTTCGCTGTGGCGTGTGGCCATTCAAAATGCTAGACCTAGATGCTACTTGTAAGACgtaagtatacaaaaaaaatgcaaatttttcactttttctgaacagaGCAGAACTaccagtgatggcaaaacttttacatttcaattttatttttttcagttcaagttttcagtttttgtttcagttttattttttttagttcaagtttcagttttcagtttcagtttttccaatttcagttcaagtttttagcagtgatggaaaactgaaactgaaactggttgaaaacttgaactgaaatggagaaactgaaactaaaactgaaactagaactgaaatgagaaatacttaaactgaaaacttgaactgaaaaaaa is from Planococcus citri chromosome 1, ihPlaCitr1.1, whole genome shotgun sequence and encodes:
- the LOC135849878 gene encoding baculoviral IAP repeat-containing protein 7-like; amino-acid sequence: MTPLPNNSAEGFYHSSQMDEDLTSECSSGYSSQRSQDGSVNLLDEIDRLKTMTDWSTPFADKRSLAAAGFFYIHYENTGDLIKCPFCHIEVTRSNWEQGADPFELHSRVSPICSYMNRMKSRTTTDCLLPSRNTSNLNNVVENRRPSIPSNSERQSLFPINTSSTPVFRDYVTFDNRIKSYEFSKWPSNFKSQPDTLSKAGFFYLGLGGTKSACFQCGGAIMFQENDDAFVEHRHFFPTCMFVVKHEILEAANKLEEKIAMITSCTPSRPEPNLRLRTANLDLSLESDRLKTFHDWHYSFIDKNELAEAGFYYTGKGDQVTCYECDTEIGEWEPGDYPAAEHLKHWPDCALAPLLRELLKKKTGCSEPMQTPASLSNAFDTCGLHDVPNQQPTKYPKYSMLEHRISSFRNWPQQYRIQPKTLWEAGFFYAGINDHCICYQCGTGLKDWKEQDDPWTEHALWHPECDHLVSVKGSAFVNDVRPNIRDTSVLSEEEIRDALVTLQNLLGALNLPESNNIGNVNENQSCDIKNDAVASSNRGASVSIADEDSDNNENNDEKHKLLCKICFVNNWSKLLYPCGHVACGSCAKNIVNCGFCRRPILDRVQMYVE